The stretch of DNA ACGGATGACTGACGCTTTTAATGAGACAGATTTGATTTGAAATCAACCAGAGCAGCTGCCATTCAGCGTTGACCGGCCAATGTGCGACATAGGATATCCTATATGACATATAAGACAATGCGTGAAAAATCTGATTGTCCTCGAAATTGACACGCGGAATCGATAACTTGGCGTTAATTAATGCCGGAAAGGGTATTTCTCTCTTCCACCACGGATTGGAATGTGTGGAATTAGTTTCTGGAATCGGCGCGACATTTATTACTCTcgcggaagaaaaaaaaattcgataacTATTCATTTCCGATAGCTTTAGCGAAAGTTGCGACAATCCTGGGTCAGCATTATTAATCGAAAGGTCGCTGCTTTGATCAAAAAGGCTATGAAACTTTAATTTCAATTCGAAACTCGCCAACAACTCTGGGGAATGACCGCGAACTTTCCTTCAAAACTGCCCTTTTTCTCCTCAGGAAAATCATTTTGACACCTGGGGACATTACTCACCACATAAAACTAATTTGCATAACAAGTATCACTTTtgaatttatcttaaattttctaattatatttagcaaattaatatttacgcaTTCtcgtacatacacacaaatatcattgtaattaattttcggGCACATTATAGTATGTTATAGATTAATAGTGTGTGCTCTCTacttttttcaagattttcttGTGATTTTTTCGCTctataaaacaaattgaaagCTCAAGCCGGTTGAGGATCACTGAGTCGCACAATATTGCCTGTCCGGGCTTACATCGTTCGGGAACGCCCTTCTCTTTTCTCACGAATCTTCTGAAAAAGTCACGTCAGGGTCTAGTCACTTCGATTCTTTTTGCCTTTTTCCGCGTCCTCAGCATCCCCCTACGTGCCGTACGGTTTTTCTTCAAGTTCTCGAGAATTGTACGTGGAAGGGGAAGAGGGGCATCCTCGAGGAGCGATCCACCGGCTTGGCCCGACCTAACGAATCCTCTTTAGAATTCGCTTCCGTGATGCAGTTCATATTTCCTTGCAAATACTCGCGTAAATACTCTTCTTCTCATCGTCCCCGTCGGTCCTCTTTACCACGTCCTCCAGCCCCAGATGCGTGCTTCGTCAAATTAGCTTTGTCAGCCCTTAACCGGATACACGTAGTACGTATGGCCGGATCTTCGGACACGGCAAAGGCTACGATTTTATCGTCTTGCCGATGAATCGACCTCAGGGAATTGGGGTCGAACAATGGAGTCGAGCGAGATTTTGTCCTTGTCGTGAGGCCACCCTTTTTTTGGCAACTAAACTAACGACGCTGCGACATTAATTTTCAGGTGACTTAGCATTCTTGCATTCTCTACTCTGTATTTTCAAACAACCTTCTGAGAAATAATAAGATTGCAATCTAGCGAGTAACGGTAAGAAAATCTGGATTTTTTGTGCAGGAGAATATTCTAGCGAAAATTAATTGGAAACGACGTTTAGACGTAGGTCTAAAATATCATGTAAATTatgatttgttatttttctagagtatgtataaaatatattttaatttaaatcaaagaCGAAAGATTTGAATAAGTAATTTAGATTGATTGATATTAGTATgttgaatatttcattttattgcaaattttattgcgatataataattaatatctttcctAAATTTTTTGCTACATTTTGAGATGATTTCGAAACTATAAAGAAGCAAGCAAACTaattgtattacatatatccTTTGTATTTTAGATGTAAATGTTAAATACTTTTCTACGAACTCTCTCatgcatcttttttttccttgctCACAATCATGTTGAGAGATTTCTACGTTTCTTTGATGCTCGGCAAAGCTACTGCAATCGTTAATTTAAAGTTCGATTTAAAAAGCTCTTCCTAGTGAAAACCTCCTTTGCTTCTAGAGAAAACATGCGCGCAAAAAAAAGGGAAACGTCGGAATCTTTGATATCGCGAAGATGCATTAAATAGAGAATAGAGCGTTTAACGGTATTGAGCGATGCGATTATTCGCTTCGTTCctttcaaatcttttttaaagctaAGAAAAAACTTTCGACTAAATTTTTTGCTAATTAAGGTCAGCTGTTCTATATCTTAGCTATGCACGTTTAATTATACTACATCTTAATTAAACTTCATTTTCTCTCCATTAAGATTTAGAAAACGTCTTTGTGGaggcaaatttttatttttttttttaaatttactgtttaattatatattagaattaatgtaacatatataatgtaacgtACAATTTTACGGGAGCTAATCAATACTGTGATACGTTACTGACTTGGAAGTGATGTAACGAACGACGAACTGTGCATCGTGTCACGTCGCTTTCGTGATTCGCACGTCAAAGCGTTAACACGTTTACTGTATTCTCTctacgattttttaaaaatatatacactatatTATAAACGTGATTGTATGTATGTGCAGTGACAGAGGACCAGCAATTGGCTAAAATAAACGCtatctttcaaaataatataaggtATGTCAATGAattttgagagagaaagagaaaaagagaaagaatattttcataaaaaaagattaaagaaaaattttaagagataAAGATTTTCTAAAACAcctcatttaataaaatttttaaaagtttattaaattcatgaaATGAAATGTATTTTGTAGAACATTGAAAATATCTGGACAACGTGAATCTGGAATCTTTTGTAATACTCACTGAGTCTGTGATTgctgtagaaaatattattttaacctGGAATTTTTAGTTGAAGTAAAATCAGCGTTTTTACTTCTGATAATGATCGCTTCGACGACTTCAATCTCTGGTGGAATtatgtaagatataaatttattggtagagaataatttgcataaaagtttattaaagtctattaaatttaaatttaatagatttttacttaaagtctattaaatttaaatttaatagactTTAAAGTCTATTGactttattaaacattaaatttatttttgaatggataacatatatgtgaaaaacTGTAtagtatgatttatatatattactgtgACAGAGAAGTTTAAATTGTGcaatcgatattatttttagagaaaaatattctatttttgtataatgtataaaataatttcgagttatctttgttatctttttagtcgaatattatattcgataatagtatatactttattttattcacatcCTATGTTATtcatatagaatttttatatagacattatctttatataatttaatacatttctgaataacatttttaaaaaattatatttaattatatataccttaattatattaatcgcaACTGTCAACTTATcaattagtttatatataatttaactttgaCCGTGTTAATTATGTTTCTATAAAACAAACTTGTATTCTATTTTGACTATAAATTAAGCTACTTTAGAGAAGTAAATctgtatattgttttaattagacTAAGAATctgtcgatatatatatatatatcggcagattatatatatgtatatatatatatatatatatatatatatatatatatatatatatatcactgcATTACTTACAATGTCTCATGAATTTTCACTACTTTATGTTcgcggaaaataattaatatgtctTATTCATCCGCgcgagagaaaggaagatCATCCTCTTTGATATTATCTCATTACTATCCGAGCGTAGTAATTAAGTTTGAAGGACAAAAAAGAGGGAGCATTCTGACAGATAAATTATACCGAAAAGGATTAAAGACTTTAAGTCAGGCCTCGTTCAGGGCGGTTCGTTCGCTTTCTCGTTTCGAACTGCAGCTTTCCAGTAGTTTCAAAAATGATGTGCAGCAGGATTATTTGCCGGACCGTAATCAAAGCGTGTCCATCACACACGTACAAACACAgcaatacacacatacacacaagaCTAAGATACTGCAAAACGGAACCCTTTACGCAAAAGGTCCGCGTGGTTGATGAAGGACAGAACTCGGTATGGTCACGGTTTGTTTAAACGAAATGACGCAAGGCTCGCCATTTATACGCGCGAGTAGGAAATGCAATTTCTCTCTCCGGGATTCGTACCGGGATTGGGAGCCACAATCATCCCCCGAATGTTCTCGATCCCCGTCGTCTCTTTCATCGACGGGGCGGCGGCTTTCGATCCTGCTCGCTCGTGTACGAAATCTATCTGCGGCTCGTTCATtggacgaaaaaaaaaacgagagaaaagaggagattgaaaaaaatatcgcgtcACCAGTTCTTTCCACCTTCTTCCTTGTTTCAGAAGGTTTTATTCATTCATGATATAAAACTACAATGCCTTCTATAATTGCTATATTTTTAGCACGTATGTTTCTTGAATTTAGCGATATAGCTGCGTCTGCAAGAAGCAACGAGATGTAAGTTTAAAGATTTAGATGTCGAGAATTGAAAATGATGATCTTCCTTGCCAAGGGAAAGGCGACATCAAAGATTCATCGATCAAAATCTGTCAGTAAAATTAAGGTTCGCGATTCTAGCGAGAAACTtagtataaaaaagtttttttactatttttttttttttttttttgacatatgaGATGTACTCGATCATCGTGAAAAATTCTAAgacaaagaattaaaaatctacCGCGTGAAAAGAGGTCGCGCTATCTTTCATGATATTCGTTTTtcacccttttttttttcttacacttggttttgcaaaaaattatttgtcctCTTTTTTCTTGCAGAATTCTCGTGATTCTTTGTGCTGTCACGAGTGCGATCGAAATGCGAATGACGGATGCGATGCAGCGTCACGTGAGAAGCCTGTCCTTTCCGGAAGACAGCAGGATGGGGGTTAGAAAATTTTCGATTAAGATGCTGTACCGATGTAGTGAAGTAATATGTCATACAGTTCATCGTGTAGTAAAAGGATATCGTGTGTATTgggtattatatatttatgacgtATATATTATTCCCGTGCAATTTTTCACGAGGACATGACAAATACATGCGCATCAAGAtttgaatacaaaaaaatttatcggtATCGTCATTAAGAAAGTACATTGTAcagagaattaatattttcagtttCCTCTATTCAAGCATTAATTCCATTTTCGGAATTTCGTACGTCAGTCGATAAATACAATTCAATTAGCGAAGTGCGGGACGTTTGGCGGATTAATGAATTATGTAGGAGACTATGGAATGCACTTTTCGGAAAAAGCTTCTCGCGAAATATGGCACCGCGAACGATATCGGTGAAGTGAATGAgcctatttaaattatatatccgTCTCTTCTCTGTTAATAATTACCGGAATTGAAAGTTTCAGTAATGGAAAgtacattgatatatatatgtatattatttcaaattttacagaTGTGTTGTGTGTGGATTATGTCAGTATTAcatcgtattttatatataaattttatactaaaaattatgaagtaataataatgcgTTTTGTACAAGAGATatgaagtatataataatgataataatgatctaattttcatatagtgatataataattaaatacagcTAAAgggtttttaatatatattgatgatatatatatatactaataattttaataatttatacatatatataattacacatttgTAAAAGCTTTAATTAAAGCTATAACTGTTTCTTCGAGCTTAATGAGTTCGTTTGAGGTTCTTGTCGTGCACGTTTCGCTGAAATTCGGGGGAAGATTATTCTATGTTCTACgttcattttatattcacacaCTTACATCTCGTGACACGAGCTCTAGCGAATACACTGTATCGCGGATCTAACAAGTACATTTTCCACGTCGCGTTGCGGTAAAGTCTCTTAACGCCTGTAGACATTTTCTACAttgcctttctctctctctctctctctctctctctctctctctttctctcgtgaCTTCGATTTAGTTTCAGGTTCGTTAGCTAGTAGTCTCTGCGTTTTGAGATGAAAGAAAGTCGTCGTTATTGCGCGCTTTCTCTTCACCGTGATCTCACTCGCGCGTGGAAAGAGAGTTTTCCTCCTAGCatccatatttataacaaGGAAAAGTTCACAGGCCGAACTTTTGTTCTCCCAGAAGATTAATCACGCGGGATGCGACTCGGTCATTACGCGTTTTCCCTTTTTTCCCTTTCCAGCCTGCTCTTCCGCTACCTGGTATAATGCTCGAATCGAATAATATCGCTGAATACGTGACATTGAAAAACGATTTCTGTATCCGACGAGCAGGGAGAGAATGAAACatgcaaatatttctataatttctcttatataagTGTCAAAAGAGTTGTGTCTTCTCTAAAGATTGCGATCGATTTTAATCAGAGCGATATTTCTTTTCAGTTATTTTTCGCTCTCGCCGTTCCTCTGGATGATCCAGCTTCAATGTCGGTGGCTATGTTTCTCGAGGCGGAGTACGAATTGCCGACGAACGTGACGGAAATCGAACAAACGGGCGGAGATGGCGAGGACAGGGTCAAGAGGAACAATCGACGAAGAATCATAGATCGTACCGCGATCTACGCCATCCTGGAGTCCAAATTTGAATCGTTGGTAACTCATGCATAAGTAGTTTTATCTTGGAGTAAGACTCGCGTTAatcaattttcgaaaaattaaaggatattattatttttttttttagtttctttttttttttatttatcccgATTATAGACGTTTTTCTCGAAGGAAAAAATAgctttaaagagaaagaatttgaCGAATATTTGCACCGGCAAAGAAGCGAGTGAATTTTTGCATGCATTCCCTGTTTGAAAAAGCatctcaaaaaataataatagtcgGGTAAAATGGCCTCGTCGAGATTTCCTTGAAGACTTTGGGAGATTCTCGATTCTCCTGATAGCGGTTCACCTTTCGTGAACTTTCATGTACGCAAAGTTATGCAATACGAATTTCCCCGGCTCGATATGCAAATTTCCGCACGGTACACGTGTCGGGAAGCTTATCAAAAGGATCTATTATctgtcaaaattattcaatgcGATTCTTGACTAAATAATTAGCTATAATATACTTGATTTTATTCGCTTGAATTtcaggaggaaaaaaaatcactctttcaattaatcattaaaatatattttccagattttcttttctaatttagCACTGTTGTCACTCCGTAGAGATGAATGACGGTCTCGAATTGccgataatttaattgtcgCGTTTGCTCGGCCGATATCTAACAACTGCTTTCCTCGAACGATTCATCTTATCTGCTTCGAAGATTGATTAGCTGCACTCTTCCTTCCTTCGTGATTCCGTTGCAGCTGTCGCTCAATCCCTTGACGGGATTTCTCCAATAAACGCGGCATTGTATGTAGGTGTGCACCTAGATACGTACACACAGATACAGAATTGTTCCGTGAGTTTGTTCGATTAAATATCTTCGTAACATTTGAAAAGGGTGAGTGAacacttttttctttagataGCTTTAATTGCACGATTCATCCATTTTATATTCCCgataagaagaaagaaatcggcgaacaaatgttatttttgcGAATGCAATAGGACGAAAGGGATATCGTTAGTGCACGGGACTGTAAACGTAGCTTGTCGGTGAGACGCGTGACATTTAAATCAAATCCGACAAGTACGAGAGATTTGCATATTAGCGTCTACGCTTTAACCGGCGCATGTTGAGTCCCATGCCGTATGCTGATAGGAACGTTACGGGCTTTCGCAATCGCTTAATGTCGAATCGCTGTTAGTTACTGGTGTCCTGAATGAGAGATGAATAGCGAATCGATGACAATTATCGCCGCAAATTGCGATATTCTTTTGCGATTTCTTAGAAAATcaggaaatttaaaattaattttctctacattttttaattagaaagttAAAGTATAGTTTTAATCTTAAtcgaaataattgattaaattggCAATATGTACACGACATGTTTCGACATCTGAGTTCTAGTTTGTATTTTgaacgagaaaaagagagtgagagagagagagagagag from Anoplolepis gracilipes chromosome 16, ASM4749672v1, whole genome shotgun sequence encodes:
- the LOC140674571 gene encoding uncharacterized protein, with protein sequence MIASTTSISGGIIILVILCAVTSAIEMRMTDAMQRHVRSLSFPEDSRMGLFFALAVPLDDPASMSVAMFLEAEYELPTNVTEIEQTGGDGEDRVKRNNRRRIIDRTAIYAILESKFESMGYPGRQCLLRSICETKRRAVHVHNGVLGDLLRIIFVPSSSMPEEDLRQEYIDAENVKETEECLEMYSSCELNIYDFVTFREA